The Setaria viridis chromosome 2, Setaria_viridis_v4.0, whole genome shotgun sequence DNA window GCGGCGAGATGTTCTCGTAATAACCAGTTCTGTGCCAAACAATAGCAACCATTTACTTTCTTCTGTGAAGTAAAATGTTTACAGAGGTGTTTTTGTTCGTCGTTTGCAGTTGTGAGACAGGCAGATAGCTGCAATGTTGGATTAACcagcagcaacaaaaaaaaaaaaagctctgtCCGCTCATTTTCCACACCGTCCTTTGCCAATCTTGTCTTCTAGGACCGGACCGAGACTTCCACATTGGCTAGCGTCCAGTTCAACGGTGCTGGAACCTCTTGACAGACCACCGCAGAAACTCAAGGGAAAGAATAAAATGCGTGGCGTTTGGCCGGGTTCTGGACGGAGAATGGAGTGCCGCGAGATGCCCCATTGGCTAGCGTCCAATTCAACGGGACATGGAGAATGTGACCCTAGATATTTGAATTTCTCGAGACTTTTGTGTGTTCGTCTTGCTTTTATTTGTGAAGTCCATGGTTCGCCAAATTCAAACTTGCCTACCTCCACGTCCTCTCGAGAATGAGAAATTTGCCCTCCGCCAGCCCGCCACTATCCTGTTAAGCGATCAAGCGGATCCGTTAAAAATGACTGAAATTTATTATCTACATTTATCAAGATAAGACGTGTTTTGATTTAAAATTCTTTTATAATTCTATTGTTTTTGGTCAATCAATTATAGTTTATTTTACACACAAAGTGCGAGAAAAATTAAAAGGGGCGTATGGCTTATTATGGATGGAAGGAGTACATTGCGCAATAATTTATAGCATAATAAAATCGATTTCCATCCGAGTCCGGTTCATGCGTGTAAACTCGCAGCTAATCTATTTCACGAGCACGCAAAAAGCTCTGCACGTCGTTCAACTAAAAAGCCTGCGTGGTCATGATTGCAAAAAAAAGATACCATGAAGAAAACACCTTTATCAAATTTGGTTgtaatttgttttcttttgaaatataTACTCTCTTCGATAGAAATCAAGTACTATGAGATGACTTAGCGTGCCTTTTTGTCATAGAGATGGTTGTGCGAGTAGAAACTGCCGGTGCGAGGAGGAGAATGCCATATCCTGTCACTCTGCTTCCCTGCTCGACCTGCCACCGATCGACGCACACCCATACATGTATGTGCACAAGCAGGCGCAGCCTAGCTGAGTCATATTTGTCGCGTGCCCCAGTACCCCGATCCCTTATGCCCGCGCGCGCCTGCTCACGTGTGCCATCAATCAGCGCGCGAGTGCTTTCGACAGAAAGAAAATCGCGAGCGCGACGTGGATGCGGCGCCGCCGTACGTACAGAGCTCATCTCCTCCGTCCcctcctcttttttctttctgccAGCCGCCTTGGCTCGCGAAACACACTACCGATCAgaagagaaaacaaaaaaaaacatttatcTTCTTACATTTACTTCCCGAGTGTAATTATAATCTTATCCTCATTTTTTCAACTCTGTGATTTTACCTTAAGACTCAACTATTCACAAGCCAATGTGATTTTAATCAATGGTCAAAATAGGGGCAAATATGCAAGGACCAAGGGCAAAATCACATGTTGAGGGTAAAAtaacaaagttaaaaaaaatgaagataAAAACATaattgcacttcaaagtaggggcaaaatcatcaaaaaaaataaaaaatacaagTAATTAAAGAGATGGATGGTATTCTCAGTACTTGTTTGTACAACCATAGCGGCAGTATCTCCAATTCTCCGTGCACGCTTCGATGTTACTAGTGGACACATGATTCTCAGCTATATATTTCCACTCATATGTTATCTCCGTTCTCTATTATATGAAGTTTGGATGAACTgaacaattttatttttaatctaTTAGTTCGCTCTAAACGTTATATATTTATAAGTACGGAGAGAGTATCGGTGCCCTCTCTGAATTCATTAATCAGTAGCACTAGCGCGGCTCTCGTGCGTTCAGCCGCCGTCCAGTGGTAGctagtgcatgcatgcaagcaaGCACGGCACCTTTTAACACTTTTGGGAGCCGTGAGTGATGAGAGGCATTCCCGTCCCGTTGCTTTCGCTTTTGCCGTTTTGCTCACGGCAGATGCATGCTGGCATATATGCATGTTGATTCTTGCGTCGCATCTCTCGTGAAAACAAGGGGCAAAATAAAAGCCTTCGAGTGGGATTACCTTTCACGGCTGTAATCCCACTCGACGTGATTATTCTACCTTTTTATGGCTGGTGCTGAGTGATTAACCATCATCACTCACATCAAGGCATCCGAAAAACGAGAGCATCGCGGCATCAAATGCGTTCCGGATCCGAGTCTATCGGTATTGCTCTTGCAAGACACGTACTgctgcatgtgcatgtgtgcTGTACGGGTCACTGCGTTGTGAATTGCAAGGAAAGGTAGCATGCGCCTAGGGCAAAAAGATGGAGATCAAGCTCACGGCTTGCAGTCACATAGGGTGTTTAGTTGCATCCGTACCGGAAACCGCGCAGTGATCTGATGAGAGGCTCCTCAAGTCCCAGAGCTAGTGCAATTGCAGTTGCACAAGTCGATTGCTACGGCCTGGATATGTAGACTGAAGGCAGAAGACTCCCTGCTCCATTTTCTTGAAGGAAATTGTACCACCCATGCTGAGCCTTCAAGTTTGACCGTTGCAAATCTGCAGCTGGTTTCCACGACAATTTCGGATCTGTCATTTTCTCAGGATCTCCCCTCCCACGTGTGGTTTCATTTTCCGGAAGGTGAGTGGATGAGTTAGCTGGTGCACTGCTTCTTGGCCCAAACAGCCCACTTGGGCGTGGACGGAACTAACGGCCCAAACATACATTTCACGCGCACAGGCGCCAgctattttttttatggaaaCTACCATCAATCAGAAAGATAAAAATCACGGTATGCTTCTTAATTTCATAGGATTGAAGTATAATTAACATTCAATTCCTACGTGTTGTCTACAATCATGTGATTTGAGAATCCTGCATTACAAAGATGGTCTTGATCATTGGCCATAAGCAACAAAAGAAATGTTGACCCTTCTTGGTCGCATTGACTTAACTACCCCATGCGAAATAACAGGTTAAGCCAGATTCATTTTCACactcaaataatattttttttcttcaacatTTAAGAAATTGCAAGATGAGGTGCTACGTCTCATTCGTTTGATCCTAATCATAATTttaaagataaaaataaaagaagaagtCAAGGGCTTGCTTTTGCTGCCTCAGTTTGAAGCGTGGGAGTTTTCCTTCATTTCGAAGCTTCCATCTGCCAGTAGATGCATAAATACAGAACAGCTGTAAGAAAAGCCAATTCTGAAGAGTCGCGTCGTTTTCCTCCCAGCCCCTTTCGTCTCTCCGCTTCCGCCCGCCCCGCACagcgccacctcgccgccgccgccgccgcgatgcaCAAGACGGCGCAGGCCTGGTTCACCGGCGGCACCGCCGCCtcttccgccgccgcgggcgaaTCGCAGCCGTCCCTCCTCGCCGACTGGAACTCCTACGCCGCCACCCGCtccgacgcctcctcctcctccccgctccCGTTCGACATCGAGGCCGCCGTCCGCTCCGCCAACGACACTGTCTCTGGCACCTTCAGCTCGTGAGTCCACCTTCCCATCCCATCCCCCTCCCAACCCCAAACCCTCAGATCCAGCCCCCTCTCCCCCACCTACCGGATCTGATCTGACCATCTCAGGGTGACCAAGGGCGTGCGGGAGCTGCCGGGGAGCTTCCAGAGCGCGACCAGCAGCTTCCCCTCGGGGAAGGCGCTCATGTACTTCGGcctcttcctcgccaccggcatcttcttcgtcttcatcgCCTTCGCGCTCTTCCTCCCCGTCATGGTGCTCATGCCGCAGAAGTTCGCTATCTCCTTCACGCTCGGATGCGCGCTCATCATCGCCTCGCTCTTCGCGCTCAAGGGGCCAGCCAACCAGCTCGCTCACATGACCTCTAAGGAGGTAATGGAATTAGCTCCACACTTCTGTTGCCTCTACGTTTCCTCCAATTACGTCTGAGTTAGCCTTTGGGAGGGTGGTATGCTGTTGCTACTTTAATCTGTTCTAAACTTATGACAATACAGGCAAACTGGGTTTATGAACTGTTTTCCAAAAATTCCCCAAACCTTGAAGCCATAAACCAGTTAGTCATCAGTTCGACCCGGTTATATTGGTTAGGATTTGTTGGTGGCGCTGTTGCAACTGGTTAGTTGAAGCCATATACTACTAGGATTTGAACTCTACATAGCATTGAGCCGTGATTTTAAAACCAGCACTAAACATTTTGGAACATGTGGAAACAAGTTGCAAATCTTGCTCGTTTAAGGTACTTGATGAAAACCGCTAGTAAATTATGGCTGCCTGCTAGCAGCAAATGACTTTTTCGATGCCTAGCAATGGTATTCCCCTATAATCAGCTGTAGCTTATCTGTGGTAACTGCCACTAAAATGCTCTTTTTTTAGCATTGCACTTATTTCAAACAAGCAATCCAGAGCGAAATTATGATCAATTTAAAGAAACAGTCAATAAGGCCTTTCCTAGATTCCTTGACTCACTTTTGTTTAAGTTCTACTCAAGCATAAAATATTGTGGCTCAATACAGAAAGATTTCCGAGCTCTCTAATACAACCGGCTAGAGTATTTTGTCTAGTAAAAAGGGATCTGCGGAGTGTGGATGAAATACTCTTGGATTAGACAAAAGGCTTTTTTAGCTTCATTCGAAAGCTAGCAACTCTGTAGTGGAAATGATGGCTGGGGTAACCTGACAATCTGCAGGAACAACCTCCTCTTTTAATTTCAGTGAGTCTTGACAATAACAGTATTACCAGTATGCTGTTGATTCATCTTTGAGCATTTATATTGAATCAAAATTTGCAGTTGATCATCCGTCCCAAGCCTTAAGAACCTCAAATTGTTCAAGGAAATTCCAATCTTGATTTGAAACTTAAAAGAAATGCATCCTTTTCTTCTGTTATACAATCTAGACTTGAAAATTGCCTCTTTTGGTCGGAGGCCAAATTGGGTCAACATAAAGATGCTGCAGCTGTGCGTCATTCTTTATGTTGTCCAGTCTCACCCTCTCTTAAGCTGGTGACATCATTACTTTCATGCCTATGGCCAAACGACTTCTTTCTCCTGCCTAGCACATAACTGTTGCTTAGCCTGCCTAATCCACCCTCCACACCCTTAGTTCCTTTAAGACACTTTAAACACTGCAAATCCTCATTATCCGTATTCTTCTCTATCACCATCTTCCCACTTATGCTAGGTTGAACTATCTAATTTGTGAATTCAAGTCAGTTGGATGCATATGAATTAGTACATATTGAATCTAGTGCAATTGTGCAAGCGGGTGTCAACACATATTATTGGTAACAAATAGAAAATATATGTTCTTCTTCTACTGGCTTAATTTCCTTAAATAGCTGCAATATCTGTAACATCGAAAACACATGATATCTGATGAAGAATTTTGTCTGCCTCCTCTACAGAGGCTACCGTTCTCAGTGGGATTTGTTGGATGCATGGTCAGTACGATTTATGTTTCTATGGTGCTTCACAGCTATTTCCTCTCTGTGATCTTCTCAGTCCTTCAG harbors:
- the LOC117846585 gene encoding uncharacterized protein; this encodes MHKTAQAWFTGGTAASSAAAGESQPSLLADWNSYAATRSDASSSSPLPFDIEAAVRSANDTVSGTFSSVTKGVRELPGSFQSATSSFPSGKALMYFGLFLATGIFFVFIAFALFLPVMVLMPQKFAISFTLGCALIIASLFALKGPANQLAHMTSKERLPFSVGFVGCMVSTIYVSMVLHSYFLSVIFSVLQVLALAYYTISYFPGGSSGLKFISSGLLSSATSCFGR